The sequence tgcatcagtttatatcatcatgtgatttttcttcttttgcctgATTTGTGAATATTATACCAACCTTAAATCCCTGGAGTAAATCTCATTTGGTCCtggtatataattctttttatatattgctgaattCTGTTTGTGTATTCCCCAGACCTGAATTTAGACTCTTGGCTtccttttcttacttttttttttttttgctggtgggGGTAGTAAGAGGGTATATAGTTTCCATCTGGCTAATGTATTTTCAGTAATTCCTGAGGTCTTAGGCTCCTTCCAGTATCCCAAGAGCAACTGAGAAGGTTTACCTTTAGTGAGGTCTAGATAAATGACTACTTCACCCCCTTTTCCCTCATGCCCTACCTGATCTCATGATTTCTGGGTTGTTCTAACTGCCCCCTCCTGGAATCTAGCCTAGATAGCAGATTTTATCAGAAAATTGTTCCCTTTCTCAGATAAAAACCTTACTGTCCAGATAGTCTAGGCTAGATGGGGAAGGATAAAGTACTATAATTACTCAATTTCTATAAATACTTGGTTATAATGTTTTGATAGGTTTTAAATTTCTGGACAAGTCTTTATTGCCTCATCAACCCTCAGTGCCTACTGTTGTATATCATGAAACTGTggctatataaatggaaacaagTCTTGCTTAGAGGAGCTTCCTGTGAACGGGGGAGATATAACAGGCTCTATAGTTCTCAGTATAAATGCTGCAATATAGCTATATTCTTCTGATGCCACTTTAGTGAATCCATATCTAAAAAGAAGACTTTGGAGAGTTGGATCATAAGATattattttgtattgtttttttcCCATATGGATTTGCTAAAGCGGCTCTTCCAAGGATGGGTGTATATATGGGTATTTTCAGGGAGAAAGGCAAGAATATGGAGATAATCTTTTATAATTTAATCTTTTATAGACATGTTTTACTTGAGTAGAGGTATGACCTCTTCATTGTGTTAACTGGCTATGCTGAAATTTTCTGAGCCGATGCATGTAATAGCAACACCaatgaaaatttcttttttctctctcttagcTATTCAAGTACAATGCACCAACTCTTGGTTCTATGCCAGGATTAAACCCACGATATTTCACAATATTTATATGGCACCTGATGAAGCATTTTTAGGAGATTACTGTGCTGTAACCCGTTTTGAACCAGAAGTTTTCTATGAGTTTCTctaccatcttcatgactgtggCATCATTATTAAAGTAAGAGGAATGACTTATTTTAGTTAAAACCTGAGTGTCTTACGGTTCCTTCAATGGGCCCACAAGCCAGAAGTTGTTAATTTTCTATTCGTATTATGGTTATACTGATTTCTCTACCAGTCATATTCAGGACAGAGGATGTTAAGAAAGGAGATGCTGAATACTTTTTCTCTTATTGGGCAGAAACAAGACAGAGTTTCTAACGTGTACCTAGTAGATATAAAGCTCAAACAATGATGGAGCAGGCTGGAGAGCTGACAGGCTTGAAAGGAGAAAAGCTTTTGCCACACATAATTTACCAAGCAGTCTCACAAATTTCTTATACATTATAATTCATGAAATTTGGTCAGCTGCGACCAGAAGGGAGTAATACCAGTCAAACATAAGAAGGCTTTTCAAAGTAAATGTTTAACACTCTACCAGCCCCAAGCCCCACTTACCAGGAATTTTCATGTGCCTTATTGGGCACACTCATAGGTCAATCATGCATACCATTGCTGAAAGTATAATTGGGGTTttggtttgattaaaaaaaatttttagcagTCAATGATACCTTGCTATAACATAACTTATTATTTTGCTCACTATTCCAAataacgggagccctggtggcgcagtgattaagagttcagactgctaaccaaaaggtcggcagttcgaatctaccagctgctccttggaatccctatggtgcagttctactctgttctgtaggggcCGCTATGAGCTAGAATAGattcgattcgatggcaatgggtattccaaataaaatgttaagaaaaataaCAACTTTGTTAGGTCTAGATGAATGTCACAGTTTGGATTCCATGGGAAATAAACTTAGAGATGGgctttacatgttgttgttatgtaccgTCGGGCCTGACTCATAGTCGCCCCATATAACAGACAGTagcctttctcctgcaaagcaaactgccaaccttttggttagcagccaagtgcttaaccacttgcaccaccagggctccttggatttTTGCATACAAGGTGTTTTTTAAGAAGTGTCTTTGGGGGTAACACctgtgaaagaaaagagaaaggagagtGGGCAAAAGGAGATGTTGAGCTGTGTTCCAAGCCCAAAGACAGCTTTGGATGACGCTGCAGGGagctttacattcccacctgggTCATCCATTGGAAGTGGGCCACCCCAGGAAAAAGGTGTGATCTTGGGTAAGGCAGCTGTCTGCAGCTGAGACAGTCCCCATGGGCTGAGAGCTGAAGGCTGTTTGCTGACAGCACTTCCATCAGCTGGGGCAGCAAACCCTTTTCTGGGGAATGTGGGCAGTATGTCATAGGGTTCATCACAACAGGTATTAGGGGAGCATCATCAACTTCaatacagattggggaaaaaagcAGGGGAGATATCCATATATTAACTGAAACAGTCTGTAGGTAGTTGTAATAGGTAAATTCCATTTTATCTATGCTTATGATAAAATCCCCAGTGATCTAAGAAGGAAGATGATCTATCTGAAGAAAATAAACACATATTTAAAATCTTATGATCGATATGAGTATCTCTGATTCATCTTATCCTGCTGTGGAATAAAGGACTATGGCCTCTATTGAGAATCATGTGCTAAACATTCTTAGGAAAACTTTTTACTATTGATTGTCTTATTTTAACTCTTTTCCCTCTGGAAACAGCTACTCATCTTTTTAGGCATTTACTATATATGCTGACAAACAGCCAGAATGTACCTTagcagtgaggatggagagactttgtctcatgtactttggacatgtgatcaggagggaccagtccctggagaaggacatcatgcttggcaaagtagaaggtcagcgaaaaagaggaagaccctcaatcagatggatggatgcagtggctgaaacagtgaactcaaacagagcaatggttgtgaggatggcacaggactaggcagtgtttccttctgttgtacatagggttactatgagtcggaactgacttgatagcacctaacaacaacggcatATGCTGACAACTTCATCAGTATTGCTCCTTATCACCATGAttatggttatatatatatatatataaattagaaatcaacaaaCAGGCTTAGTCGTTTAAACAAAATTCCCAAGAATACTTGATGAATAGAGGCAGCTTCCAGATTCCAACCGAGGTTTATATGAGCTCAAGGCTCACAGTCTCTACACTATGCATTACTCTGTCTAcaaatttatttctcaaaaggaggTATAAACAGACACTCCTTTGAATATGAATCACAAAGATCTTTCTTCTTCCAGCTAACACACATTGCTTGCCTTTTATGTACAAGCATCATGTCAGATTTtagtcatccatccatccattcaattAGAAAATGGCCCTTCTTGAGAATGGATGCTGCTTATATTCATGTTAGAATGTGACCAGTTTTAGAGATCTTGGAGGATCTACAAATTCCTATGCAGATGCCTTTAAACTTCCTGAGACACTTGAGACAAACATTTGTTTAAAAGCTGTTTTTTGTCTCCTCAGATTCTCCAAGAGACTCTTCTGCTTAAAACTAAAATCATGTACGTCTCAAAACTCTCCAACAACCAAGCTGAAATGCCCTTGTCCTGTGTTGTTCGCCAGTGAGTACAGTATGTCAGACTCCTGTTCCAATTCCCAGCTTCATCTTTACCTTCCAGATAAGAAATCCAAATCTGAAAGGTTAAATGGCACAACCAAGAGTAAGGGGTGGACATCCAATCCTAATGAAAAAACAAATCTCTTGATCCCTGGCCCTGTATCCTTCAAAAGTTATTACAATTGTCTCCTAGAATATaagaatactgttgttgttagttgctgaaaAATTGATTCTAacccatggtgactccatgtgtgtcagaatagaactgtactccacagggttttcaaggctgtgatctttcaaaagcatattgccaggcctgtcctctgagatgcctctggctgTGTTCATACTGCCGGTCTTTTGGCTAGTTGTTGATCTCAACCGtgtgcaccaccaagggacttggAATCCTGAAGAatgggatgatgatgatgatgattcagTTTTTGATACAAATGTCAAGGTCACCAAAAACCTGATAGATCTTAGCCAGCTAAATTGGATTATTTTAGGTTTAAGTTAGAGCTCACATTCAAGATTCCTGAAAGAAATAAGGGACAAGGCTCAGTGAAACATCAGCTCAGCAGGGAGTCAAGCTGTGGTGACAGAGGGAACAGAATCCACAAGTTAAGAGACGATCTCTTTTTCTACGCTATTAGTTGATCCTTTTGAGAAAGTCTAAGAGATTTAGCTCAATAACAACTTTCATCAAGCCTTAGTAAAATTCTAATATACTTGGTAGGACTTTGTTTAGGAATTTTTCCattagcgttttttttttttttttttttttgttaaaacctTGAGCTGAGACTTCTTTTTCCCAGTGGTTACAGAAGAGGCACATCACACGGTGCTCTTCCCAGAGACCgcagtggtggtgatgatgacgaTAATGGCAACTAACATATTACTCGCTTACAATATTCCTGTACTGTTCCAAGTGCTTTCTTTGTATGAAGGTATTTGTTCCTCATGACAGCTGAACGAGGTAGatgttattatgccaatttacagatgaagaaattcaggCACAGAGTAattacttgcccaagatcattTGTTGGCAGATAGTAGAACCAGGAAGCAAAGaatccaaaagtttggaggttctacAAAGTGCTAAGTCACGCTCCTTAGCATCACAAATActgcctttgatgttcttcaaaacaaaacaaaacaaaacagatatcAATACATCTACCAgtaatagggatttttttttaccagtaaTAGGGATTTGGCCTCAAGCTCATCTTGTGAACATTAAGGTCTGAATAGATCTTAAGCCCCATGTGATACttctgtattttctctcttttttttattttctatctttttttttttttttatcattttagtcatAACCCTTTTTTCAGTGAAGTTGTAGTAAGAGATGCTGACACCTACTTTGGTGATGGATGGAATATACAAGTGAGAATACGAGTTGAAAGTGCAGGCCAAAGAGGAGACACAGTATTTGCTTCTGCAGCGTGCCCATGGTAAGGACAATCAGAACTGGTATTTTAAGATTTTGCCAGGCATATCCTAGATAAGAACCAATACAGTTTGACAATGAAGCATCATGTATTTGTAATAAGGTGCGTTGTGCTTAAAGAGCTTCCattcaggaatgacaaattcatGCATTCCTCTGTTTGTTGACGGTATTATTGGTCTTGGTGGTCTCATTAATTTGTCATAAACTGGCAGGAATCCCATATAAAGAGGAGTTGTCCCTCTTGGGTATCATATGAAATTCCATGATCAGTGCTAAGGAGAAACACCATCAAATTCAGTATCAATGAAGTTTTGAATCCTAAGGAACAATGAGCGTCAATCCTAAGCCTACAAAGTGTGGTGGCTTAGATGTGCTGGTGAAATAAAGTTGGAAGCATTGTAAAGCTTGGTTACAACTTCTTCCAGGAAGTACCAAATGCTTATAAGACAGTATGGTTCTTCGTTCTTGAGTCACATATGAAGAGATAGTatgaaaaaaaatcctaatgTATGTTAATCTTCGGATATAAATGAAGGgataaacccattgcagtcaagttgattctgactcaaagcaaccctataggacagagagaaccaccccatagagtttccaaggagtgtctggtggattcaaactgctgaccttttggttggcagttgagctcttatcccttgtgccaccagggctcctaaagaagGGATAGAGCTATGTTTTAGAGAGAGTAACTAGGATAGTTCTGACGAACTTCATATCTTAAAGAGGCAAAAGTATCACTTGCTTGTACATGTATTGCATTTTAATCATTGTACACCTAAGAATATGGTCTCCAGGACAGAATG comes from Elephas maximus indicus isolate mEleMax1 chromosome 7, mEleMax1 primary haplotype, whole genome shotgun sequence and encodes:
- the OOSP1 gene encoding putative oocyte-secreted protein 1 homolog — its product is MKAFLGFRGLFLPLSLMWTCAGDWSAIQVQCTNSWFYARIKPTIFHNIYMAPDEAFLGDYCAVTRFEPEVFYEFLYHLHDCGIIIKILQETLLLKTKIMYVSKLSNNQAEMPLSCVVRHHNPFFSEVVVRDADTYFGDGWNIQVRIRVESAGQRGDTVFASAACPWIDKWVCKKKKKKK